From a single Meles meles chromosome 21, mMelMel3.1 paternal haplotype, whole genome shotgun sequence genomic region:
- the CHTF18 gene encoding chromosome transmission fidelity protein 18 homolog isoform X2 codes for MGDPELELAGAQDDFHSQFADELEVLAELEGTAALSPSKDPWPPVGRSRLPFEEAAAGGGAAAPCAPGAPAENRGGSARKRQLAGHVARDRTLPPTPRVKRLRLEVVKKLDFRPEEMEEPPLPDSPAGDITPPPSPEVPTEPRSKGALDGGVDVGLLQASLAARNPVLRRPPVLEDYVSVTSTGGSRAFLVLRADPVGTGVQVGAVWPRERWGAPCCPGDPRPPSPPGPWGRVRKFSRPVSLPRSPSDLLHLLCVCLPWSRSYPGVLTPFLDLWRRGRGQLDLLGVPFASLKEQVDNERRQQLLEEAHRLSDTLRSLRSEEVQPLAAPEEELASNQDESQHCLWVDKFAPRSYTELLSDDFTNRCLLKWLKLWDLVVFGRERPARRPRPGVELARGGKEAASSSKWKSHEQVLEDMLEAELDPSRRPRQKVALLCGPPGLGKTTLAHVIARHAGYCVVEMNASDDRSPEAFRTCIEAATQMESVLGAGGKPNCLVIDEIDGAPVAAINVLLNILDRKGPQDAEPGGPVPASGGRRRRAEGGLLMRPIICVCNDQFVPALRPLRQQAFLLHFPPILSSRLAQRLQEISLRQGMRADPGALAALCEKTDNDIRACVNTLQFLHGRGRRELSVQAVWTTPVGLKDQRKGLFSVWQEVFQLPRVQRQRWGQDPALPLHMLPVSDGHLGVGPCAAEAPLTTASQRFYHILRVAASAGEHEKVVQGLFENFLRLRLRDPSLGTVCAALDWLAFDDLLGRAAHHGQSFQLLRYLPFLPAAFHLLFASSHVPRIAFPSSQQEAQNRLSRRQNLIQTLVAGIAPATRSRATPQALVLDALCLILDILAPKLRPVSTQLYSSREKQQLAGLVGTMLAYSLTYRQERLPDGQYVYRLEPNVEEVCCFPELPARKPLTYQAKQLIAREIEMEKMRRAEALARVGDSPQADGVPLGAEALPGAAGDEGGRGREERQLQRRLERILERAALEEKPERDFFGRVVVKRAATPSAGDTAPETDAAERRMGTAVGRSDVWFRFKEGVSNAVRRSVHIRDLL; via the exons ATGGGCGACCCGGAGCTCGAGCTGGCCGGTGCCCAGGACGACTTCCACAGCCAGTTCGCCGACGAGCTGGAGGTGCTGGCCGAGCTGGAAG GGACGGCGGCCCTGTCGCCCTCCAAGGACCCCTGGCCCCCGGTGGGCCGGTCCCGCCTGCCGTTCGAGGAGGCCGCCGCTGGAGGGGGCGCCGCCGCTCCCTGCGCTCCGGGGGCACCTGCAGAGAACCGCGGAGGCAGTGCGAGGAAGCGGCAGCTGGCCGGCCACGTCGCGAGGGACAGGACCTTGCCCCCAA cccccagggtcAAACGGCTTAGGCTGGAGGTCGTCAAGAAGCTGGACTTCAGGCCGGAGGAAATGGAGGAGCCGCCCCTTCCTGACTCCCCTGCGGGGGACATCACCCCCCCACCGAGTCCCGAGGTCCCCACTGAACCTCGGAGCAAGGG GGCCTTGGACGGTGGTGTCGACGTGGGGCTCCTGCAGGCCTCGCTGGCAGCCCGAAATCCTGTCCTGAGGCGGCCCCCTGTCCTGGAGGACTATGTCAGTGTGACCTCCACGGGGGGTAGCCGGGCTTTTCTGGTCCTGCGGGCTGATCCAGTGGGCACAGGGGTGCAGGTGGGTGCTGTGTGGCCACGAGAGAGGTGGGGGGCTCCGTGCTGCCCAGGAGATCCTAGACCTCCATCCCCGCCCGGGCCCTGGGGACGCGTCCGGAAGTTTAGCAGGCCTGTGTCCCTTCCGCGCTCTCCCTCGGATCTCCTTCACCTTTTGTGCGTGTGTCTCCCGTGGAGTCGTTCCTATCCCGGCGTCTTG ACCCCTTTCCTTGATCTCTGGCGGCGAGGCCGCGGGCAGCTGGATCTGTTGGGTGTGCCCTTCGCATCCCTGAAGGAGCAGGTGGATAACGAG CGGAGGCAGCAGCTGCTCGAGGAGGCCCATCGGCTCTCAGACACGCTTCGCAG CCTCAGGTCGGAGGAGGTCCAGCCTTTGGCGGCTCCCGAGGAAGAGCTGGCCAGCAACCAAGACGAGTCCCAGCACTGCCTCTGGGTGGACAAGTTTGCCCCTCGGTCCTACACGGAGCTGCTCAGTGACGAC TTCACTAACCGCTGCCTCCTCAAGTGGTTAAAGCTGTGGGACCTGGTGGTGTTCGGTCGAGAGAGGCCTGCCAGGAGGCCGAGGCCCGGCGTGGAGCTGGCCCGGGGTGGCAAAGAGGCCGCGAGCTCCAGCAAATGGAAGAGCCACGAGCAGGTGCTGGAGGACATGCTAGAGGCTGAGCTGGACCcaagccggcggccccggcagaAG GTGGCGCTGCTCTGTGGGCCCCCAGGGCTCGGCAAGACCACCCTGGCCCACGTGATTGCACGGCATGCTGGGTATTGCGTGGTGGAGATGAATGCGAG TGACGACCGCAGCCCCGAGGCCTTCCGCACGTGCATTGAAGCGGCCACGCAGATGGAGTCCGTGCTGGGTGCTGGTGGGAAGCCCAACTGCCTGGTCATCGACGAGATCGATGGGGCCCCCGTG GCTGCCATCAACGTTCTCCTGAACATCCTGGACCGCAAGGGCCCGCAGGACGCAGAGCCCGGGGGTCCGGTTCCTGCGAgtggggggcggcggcgccgggcTGAGGGGGGGCTCCTGATGAGGCCTATCATCTGCGTCTGCAATGACCA GTTCGTGCCCGCCCTGCGGCCGCTGAGACAGCAGGCCTTCCTGCTGCACTTCCCGCCCATACTGTCCTCCAGGCTCGCACAGCGGCTGCAGGAG ATCTCCCTGCGGCAGGGCATGAGGGCCGACCCGGGGGCGCTGGCCGCTCTGTGTGAGAAGACAGATAACGACATCCGTGCCTGCGTCAACACGCTGCAG TTCCTCCATGGGCGGGGCCGGCGAGAGCTGAGTGTGCAGGCGGTGTGGACCACGCCGGTCGGCCTCAAGGACCAACGCAAGGGGCTGTTCTCTGTGTGGCAGGAGGTGTTCCAGCTGCCCCGGGTGCAGAG gcaACGCTGGGGCCAGGACCCGGCCCTGCCTCTGCACATGCTCCCGGTCAGTGACGGACACCTGGGTGTGGGGCCCTGTGCTGCCGAGGCGCCGCTGACCACGGCTTCCCAGCGCTTCTACCATATTCTGCGCGTGGCTGCCTCCGCAGGCGAGCACGAGAAGGTGGTTCAG GGCCTGTTTGAGAACTTTCTGCGCCTGCGGCTGCGGGATCCCAGCCTGGGCACCGTGTGCGCGGCCCTCGACTGGCTGGCCTTCGACGACCTGCTGGGCCGCGCTGCCCACCACGGCCAGAGTTTCCAGCTGCTGCGCTACCTGCCCTTCCTGCCGGCGGCCTTCCACCTGCTCTTCGCGTCCAGCCACGTGCCGAGGATCGCTTTCCCCAGCAGCCAGCAGGAG GCCCAGAACCGGCTGAGCCGGAGGCAGAACCTCATCCAGACGCTGGTGGCGGGCATCGCACCGGCCACCCGCAGCCGAGCTACGCCTCAGGCTCTCGTCCTGGACGCCCTCTGTCTGATTCTGGACATCCTGGCGCCCAAGTTGCGCCCT GTGAGCACGCAGTTGTACAGCAGCCGTGAGAAGCAGCAGCTGGCCGGCCTCGTGGGCACCATGCTTGCCTACAGCCTGACCTACCGCCAGGAGCGCCTGCCCGACGGGCAGTACGTCTACAGGCTGGAGCC GAACGTGGAGGAGGTGTGTTGCTTTCCTGAGCTGCCCGCCCGCAAACCCCTCACCTACCAGGCCAAGCAGCTCATTGCCCGAGAGATCGAAATGGAGAAGATGCGGCGGGCGGAGGCCTTGGCCCGGGTTGGGGACAGCCCCCAG GCAGACGGGGTTCCCCTGGGGGCCGAGGCTCTGCCGGGGGCTGCTGGGGACGAAGGGGGCCGCGGCCGTGAGGAGCGGCAGCTGCAGCGGCGGCTGGAGCGCATCCTGGAGAGAGCCGCCCTGGAGGAGAAG CCCGAGAGGGACTTCTTTGGTCGTGTGGTCGTCAAGAGAGCAGCAACCCCGAGTGCAG GAGACACGGCCCCAGAGACGGATGCGGCTGAGCGGCGCATGGGCACGGCGGTGGGCAGGAGTGACGTCTGGTTTCGATTCAAGGAGGGTGTCTCCAACGCCGTGCGGCGCAGTGTCCACATCAGGGACCTGCTGTAG